A region of Alkalispirochaeta americana DNA encodes the following proteins:
- a CDS encoding MBL fold metallo-hydrolase: MKSPLQRALSLVVTLGLMLGALLHPPPALSDGAAPATGLVPPLLEIHCIDVGQGEAVLLRTETAAILVDAGIDGTAAAYLNNRGVQRLDLAVATHAHADHIGGFPAILEQFQVDRIWYNGQTHTTRTFERFLEAVLESSAVYQEPLRGELIRFGELIITVLHPERSAADYSGHLHNKNIVLRADFGDFSILITGDAEIHAENRLLASGIPLAATVLQLGHHGSRTSSSRAFLKAVSPELVFYQAGRDNRYGHPHREVLLRVDRYLEAEIYGTNTGGTLVITSDGSSWKIATSLTAGETTPPLCIDINTATIEELSRLIHISDTRARQIMERRPFTSRQDLLDVPGIGPGRLREIEDQGLICPLPGTE; the protein is encoded by the coding sequence ATGAAGAGCCCCCTGCAACGAGCCCTGAGCCTCGTCGTGACCCTTGGGCTGATGCTGGGGGCCCTTCTTCACCCGCCCCCGGCCCTGAGCGACGGGGCCGCACCCGCAACAGGGCTGGTGCCCCCCCTTCTGGAGATTCATTGTATCGATGTCGGTCAGGGCGAAGCGGTCCTCCTGCGAACAGAGACCGCAGCCATTCTGGTTGATGCAGGAATCGACGGAACTGCAGCCGCCTACCTGAATAACCGAGGGGTCCAGCGGCTTGATCTGGCGGTGGCAACCCACGCACACGCCGACCACATCGGTGGCTTTCCTGCCATCCTTGAACAATTTCAGGTGGACCGAATCTGGTATAACGGACAGACCCACACCACCCGGACCTTCGAGCGCTTTCTTGAGGCAGTCCTGGAATCTTCGGCGGTCTACCAGGAACCACTTCGGGGAGAACTCATCCGGTTTGGAGAGCTGATCATCACCGTCCTGCACCCCGAACGATCAGCCGCAGACTATTCCGGACACCTGCACAACAAAAACATTGTTCTCCGCGCCGATTTCGGGGATTTTTCGATCCTCATCACCGGGGACGCCGAAATCCATGCCGAGAACCGGCTCCTGGCCAGCGGAATTCCTCTGGCAGCCACAGTGCTCCAGCTGGGCCACCACGGGTCACGGACCTCATCGAGCAGGGCCTTTCTGAAGGCCGTGTCTCCCGAACTGGTTTTCTACCAGGCTGGCCGGGACAACCGCTACGGCCATCCCCACAGGGAAGTTCTGCTCCGGGTAGACCGATACCTTGAGGCCGAGATCTACGGTACCAACACAGGGGGGACTCTGGTAATTACCAGCGACGGCTCGTCCTGGAAGATAGCCACCTCCCTCACAGCAGGAGAAACTACCCCGCCCTTGTGCATCGACATAAACACCGCCACCATAGAGGAACTCTCCCGCCTCATTCATATCAGCGATACCAGGGCCCGACAGATTATGGAGCGTCGCCCCTTTACCTCACGGCAGGATCTTCTGGATGTTCCCGGAATTGGGCCCGGGCGGCTGCGGGAGATCGAGGATCAGGGGCTTATCTGCCCCCTGCCGGGAACAGAGTAA
- a CDS encoding DUF3006 domain-containing protein, producing MPAQPSYTLCVVSALWLLSLLPGYQAAASPGGKALHSSPLSPWDHPLARSPASERFPSFPRSMVLLDMDEPETLITVDAISRETARIETARGICYEIPAAWLPAKAREGTVLTLSCTTEGETSTLSFACDHIRTGDARNRIRSKLDKLRSRNP from the coding sequence ATGCCCGCACAACCGAGTTACACCCTCTGCGTCGTCTCTGCCCTCTGGCTGCTCTCCCTGCTCCCGGGATACCAGGCGGCAGCCAGCCCCGGCGGGAAGGCACTACACTCCTCCCCCCTATCACCCTGGGATCATCCTTTAGCACGCTCCCCAGCTTCGGAAAGATTTCCCTCCTTCCCTCGTTCCATGGTACTCTTGGATATGGACGAACCGGAGACCCTCATTACGGTAGACGCCATCTCCCGGGAAACAGCACGGATTGAGACCGCCCGTGGCATCTGCTACGAGATTCCCGCCGCATGGCTCCCCGCCAAGGCCAGGGAAGGAACGGTTCTGACCCTCTCCTGCACGACAGAAGGAGAAACCTCGACCCTCTCCTTCGCCTGTGACCATATCCGCACCGGGGATGCCCGCAACCGCATCCGATCCAAACTGGACAAACTTCGATCGAGGAACCCCTGA